One Polycladomyces zharkentensis genomic region harbors:
- a CDS encoding RNA-guided endonuclease InsQ/TnpB family protein, with translation MRPNVVTTRYLRKSERMLKWLQRMVSRRKKGSHRWRKAALMLAKCHEYIANQRKDAAHKISRYLVNNYDWIAFEDLNIRGMVKNHRLAKSIADAGWRMLVQFTAYKAEWAGKQVMEVDPRHTSQVCSKCGQIVKKTLKERTHCCSCGYVADRDINAARNILHRAMGTS, from the coding sequence AAGAATGTTGAAATGGCTCCAACGGATGGTTTCGCGCAGAAAGAAGGGATCCCATCGTTGGAGGAAAGCGGCCCTGATGTTGGCCAAATGCCATGAATACATAGCCAATCAGAGAAAAGACGCCGCTCACAAAATCAGCCGATATTTGGTGAACAACTACGATTGGATTGCCTTTGAAGACTTAAACATTCGGGGGATGGTAAAAAATCACCGTCTTGCCAAGAGCATTGCAGACGCAGGTTGGAGGATGCTGGTTCAATTCACGGCTTACAAGGCAGAGTGGGCCGGTAAGCAAGTGATGGAAGTGGATCCTCGCCACACGTCACAAGTTTGCTCCAAGTGCGGTCAGATTGTAAAGAAGACCTTAAAAGAACGTACCCATTGTTGCTCATGCGGATATGTGGCAGACAGAGATATCAATGCCGCAAGAAATATCCTGCATCGAGCGATGGGAACCTCCTGA